The following DNA comes from Curtobacterium sp. 9128.
GCCGACGAGCGGTAGCGCCTGCTCAGGACGTGCGGGCCACCGCGACCCGGCCGGAGCCCGTCAGCGTTCCCGGACCGATGCACGTGTCCCCGAACGCGAGCGGTCGCCCGTCGCACCGGACGTCGCCGTCGAGCAGGATCACGGCGAGCGCGTCGGCGCCCGGCACGGACGACCCGGCGACGCTCTCGACGCGCAGGTCGGGCCGACCCACCCCGCGGCGGACCATGAGGTTGAGGTCGTGGGCGGACTCGGACACCCCGACTGCGGCGACCGCCGACTCCCCCGCGAAGGCGAGGCCGTCGTACTGCCCGAGCACCGTGCGCACCCCGTCCACGTCGAGCTCGAGCCCGCGCACGCCGAGCGCCACGAGCACGCGGTCCACGCCGGGCAGCAGGGAGAACGGCGCCGACGAGCCCACCGTCGCGATGCTGAGCCGCACGTCGAAGTCCCCCGCCGATGGCGTTCGCCAGAGCTCCACGGTCTCCCCGATCCCGTTCGCCCACCGGGTGGGCGGCGTCTCGTCGAACCGGACGAGCCTCACGCGACCCCCTCGTCGTCGAGCGACACGTGCGCGGTCTCCGGCGCGAGGAGGATGGACACGACCATGCCGACGACGAGCACGGCGGCCAGGGCGAGCAGCGTCGCGCTGATGCCCCACCCGGCGAGCGTGATGGGCAGCAGGAACGTGCCGATCGCCGATCCGATGCGGCTCACCCCGTTGAGGAGGCCGACGCCGGCGGCGCGGACGTTCGTCGGGAAGAGCTCCGGCGGGTACACCTGGTCGAGGTTCGAGCTGCCCGACATCACGAACGTGAAGATCAGGAACGGCGGCAGCACCACCCAGACGGGTGCGTGGCTGCCGAGTGCGACGGCGGCGAGCGCGACGGCCATGATGCCGAACGTCCAGATGACGAGCGGACGGCGGCCGATCTTGGCGACCGCCCAGAGTCCCGCGACCCCACCGAGCAGCAGGAACACGTTGAGCAGCAGGCCGGACGCGAACCCGTCGGCGTCCATCCCGAGGCTCAGCAGGATGACGGGCAGGAACGTGTAGATCGCGAAGTACGGGATCACCTGCGCGTTGTAGAACACCGTGCCGAAGACGGTCCGCCGCAGGTTCCGACCGGTGAAGAGGTCCCGGTAGCGACCGGGACGCGCGGTCGAGTGCGTCGCCGCCACCGCGTCGACGTCGAGCTGCCCCGGCAGGTACTTCGCGACGATCGCGCGGGCTTCCTCGATGCGGCCCTTCGTGATCAACCACCGCGGCGACTCCGGCGTGCCGAGCCGCAGGATCAGCACGACGATGGCCGGGATCGCGCCGCTCGCGAGCAGGAAGCGCCAGCCGAGGTCGGACGGGATCGTGCTGATCCAGGTGCCGATGAAGTAGGCCGCCGTGTACCCGACCGTCCACGCGACCGTGAGCGAGGCGAGGAGGCCGCCGCGGAAGCGAGCCGGCACGAACTCGGCGACGAGGGTCGGCCCGAGCGCGTAGTCCGCACCGACGCCGAAGCCGATGAGCAGGCGGAGCACGAACAGCGACACGGGTTCGTGCACGAAGAACTGCGCTGCCGACGCGACGACGATGAGCACGAAGTCGAGCATGTAGATGAGCCGACGGCCGAACAGGTCGCCGAGCCACCCGCACGTGATGCTGCCGACGAAGATGCCGATGAGCACCGAGCTCGCGATGAGGCCCGACCACAGGGCGTCGACGTGCATGCCGGAGCCGATGAGGGTCAGTGCGATCCCGATGCTGCCGAGGGCGTAGCCGTCCGAGAAGTTCGCACCGAAGGT
Coding sequences within:
- a CDS encoding MFS transporter gives rise to the protein MTSSSTGTPAVRQDPPEKLSRFHLRITALTFGANFSDGYALGSIGIALTLIGSGMHVDALWSGLIASSVLIGIFVGSITCGWLGDLFGRRLIYMLDFVLIVVASAAQFFVHEPVSLFVLRLLIGFGVGADYALGPTLVAEFVPARFRGGLLASLTVAWTVGYTAAYFIGTWISTIPSDLGWRFLLASGAIPAIVVLILRLGTPESPRWLITKGRIEEARAIVAKYLPGQLDVDAVAATHSTARPGRYRDLFTGRNLRRTVFGTVFYNAQVIPYFAIYTFLPVILLSLGMDADGFASGLLLNVFLLLGGVAGLWAVAKIGRRPLVIWTFGIMAVALAAVALGSHAPVWVVLPPFLIFTFVMSGSSNLDQVYPPELFPTNVRAAGVGLLNGVSRIGSAIGTFLLPITLAGWGISATLLALAAVLVVGMVVSILLAPETAHVSLDDEGVA
- a CDS encoding HutD family protein, producing MRLVRFDETPPTRWANGIGETVELWRTPSAGDFDVRLSIATVGSSAPFSLLPGVDRVLVALGVRGLELDVDGVRTVLGQYDGLAFAGESAVAAVGVSESAHDLNLMVRRGVGRPDLRVESVAGSSVPGADALAVILLDGDVRCDGRPLAFGDTCIGPGTLTGSGRVAVARTS